In Methanosarcina barkeri MS, a single window of DNA contains:
- a CDS encoding PKD domain-containing protein, whose product MKKIFLPMVLLVLVILLMPTALAAGNVTVNDFSSNVTSGNVTLYTRFTGDVTGNVTNWKWIFENVETGNTTYSSLGTSTHHNIKKPGVYNVTLLVWGPEGNDSLTKIAYVIANRDGSNLPVADFSASPTSGNSPLNVSFTDNSTNATSWYWKFGDGNISKETNPTHNYSADGDYTALLVVENKNGWSTKTQEISVHNGLPIVDFSADNSSGSVKFTDLSQNATEWNWDFGDGDTSEDESPTHTYSEAGNYTVTLTASNEAGSLSKVDVVNVTDEAIANEESSSSSSSSSSHHHHHSSIVASSNVSTSNAVISVNGTESESTDIEQNDSTATNFSDNVSASPELQSNVTETVNETQSEPDTQGLEQDNESAADSEQTQSSNASESGSAKSPGFEVIYGVIGLLGVSLFRRR is encoded by the coding sequence ATGAAAAAAATTTTCTTGCCTATGGTTTTATTAGTGCTGGTTATACTTCTAATGCCTACAGCCCTAGCAGCAGGCAATGTAACAGTTAATGATTTTTCCTCTAACGTTACAAGTGGAAATGTTACTTTATATACAAGGTTTACGGGTGACGTCACTGGTAATGTCACTAACTGGAAATGGATATTTGAAAACGTAGAAACGGGAAATACTACTTACAGCAGTTTAGGAACATCAACCCATCATAATATTAAAAAGCCTGGCGTTTATAATGTTACGCTATTAGTATGGGGGCCTGAAGGAAATGACTCACTTACGAAAATAGCCTATGTAATTGCCAACAGGGACGGTTCAAACTTACCAGTTGCTGATTTCTCTGCATCTCCCACCTCTGGAAATTCTCCCTTGAATGTATCATTTACTGACAACAGTACGAATGCTACTTCCTGGTACTGGAAGTTTGGAGACGGAAATATTTCAAAAGAGACGAATCCAACTCACAATTACTCTGCAGACGGAGACTATACTGCTCTCCTGGTGGTAGAAAATAAGAATGGCTGGAGCACAAAAACTCAAGAAATATCTGTACACAATGGTCTTCCTATAGTTGATTTTAGTGCAGATAATTCCAGTGGCTCTGTGAAGTTTACAGATCTATCTCAAAATGCAACCGAATGGAACTGGGACTTTGGAGACGGGGACACTTCAGAAGATGAGAGCCCAACACACACTTATTCCGAAGCAGGAAACTATACAGTAACACTCACGGCAAGCAACGAAGCTGGATCTCTCTCAAAAGTTGATGTAGTAAACGTAACGGATGAAGCTATTGCCAACGAAGAGAGCAGCAGTAGCAGTAGTAGTAGTAGCAGCCACCATCACCACCACAGCAGCATTGTCGCTAGCAGTAACGTCAGTACTTCTAATGCAGTAATAAGTGTGAATGGTACAGAGTCTGAATCTACTGATATTGAGCAAAATGATAGTACAGCAACAAACTTTAGCGATAACGTAAGTGCGTCTCCTGAACTTCAAAGTAATGTAACAGAAACTGTGAATGAAACACAGTCCGAACCTGATACTCAGGGTCTCGAACAGGATAATGAAAGTGCAGCAGATTCTGAACAGACACAAAGTTCAAATGCTTCTGAAAGTGGAAGCGCAAAGTCGCCTGGATTCGAAGTGATTTATGGAGTAATCGGACTTCTTGGAGTGTCACTCTTTAGAAGAAGATAA
- the casB gene encoding type I-E CRISPR-associated protein Cse2/CasB has protein sequence MGNKNTISFSDPEIRQIFFEWWENLDESRGKRAELRHCHNINEVAFTPSFHSLRIKLSRFRINQEALAAIAGVLSHVKSNDTNSSLPAQMATPKLGSKKAAVSDLRFRRLLTIEDRNELFITMIRIVRLLDERVNIFDLAKSIYFWNKRTKKRLAYKYYENIPVEKKK, from the coding sequence TTGGGAAATAAGAACACGATATCCTTTTCCGACCCCGAAATCCGCCAGATATTTTTTGAGTGGTGGGAAAATCTTGATGAAAGTCGGGGTAAGAGAGCAGAGTTAAGACACTGTCATAATATTAATGAAGTTGCATTTACTCCTTCTTTTCATAGTCTGAGAATAAAGCTAAGCCGATTCAGAATAAACCAAGAAGCATTAGCTGCAATAGCTGGTGTTCTCTCTCATGTAAAAAGCAATGATACGAATTCAAGTCTTCCAGCCCAAATGGCGACACCTAAACTCGGAAGTAAGAAAGCTGCTGTAAGCGACCTCCGATTTAGAAGACTGCTCACGATAGAAGACAGAAATGAGCTGTTTATAACAATGATACGCATAGTCCGGCTTTTAGATGAACGTGTAAATATTTTCGATCTTGCAAAAAGCATTTACTTCTGGAATAAGCGCACAAAGAAGCGATTGGCTTACAAATATTATGAAAATATACCTGTTGAAAAGAAAAAGTAA
- the casA gene encoding type I-E CRISPR-associated protein Cse1/CasA, with protein MAFNLIHEKWIPVQKKDGTKETIAPWQLTEDLELENQIVELAFSRPDFNGALIQFLIGLVQTTMPPTDERAWKNVLMNPPSPKVLKNAFEKVAHAFDLDGNGARFMQDYELKVEDFKKKDELPIEMLLLESQGRDLFIKSGTVKQICRPCLAMALFTLQTNAPQGGRGHRTSLRGSGPLTTIVGGKYLWQTIWLNIIESEEFNNEKHGNAMKINDTDIFPWMAPTRTSENGREVSLSNVNPARIFWAMPRRIVVDYPPDEKDCVCDVCGSKIKNPISSYFTKSYGEAYGELWRHPLTPYYNNKDRKFPYHMNEGGITYKYWPGFVFNSSEIGENALTIHKFHERRLKLSYVDSFFKHEPRIWFFGYDIHNNILTRCWYEGQMPLITVEENFKLDYEQTTIQLVKISEYILNNIKSCIKLAIFDPDHKVTGSFSFIESRFWKDTEPEFYNILYELHTVILNGENKAETKLKWLNYLSRKAVDLFDEYSQSDFIGIANPKRIADARRDLLKYNSKNGKKVKEILDLPLKNPTK; from the coding sequence ATCGCATTTAATCTGATTCACGAAAAGTGGATACCAGTCCAAAAAAAGGATGGAACAAAAGAAACCATTGCACCCTGGCAGCTTACTGAAGACCTCGAATTAGAAAACCAAATTGTGGAATTGGCATTTTCTCGTCCCGATTTTAATGGAGCACTTATACAGTTTCTTATAGGCCTTGTGCAAACAACAATGCCTCCAACGGATGAAAGAGCCTGGAAAAATGTGTTGATGAATCCACCGTCTCCAAAAGTCTTGAAAAATGCCTTTGAAAAAGTGGCTCATGCTTTTGATCTTGATGGAAATGGAGCACGTTTTATGCAGGATTATGAGCTTAAGGTTGAAGATTTTAAGAAAAAAGATGAACTTCCTATTGAAATGCTCTTGCTTGAGAGCCAGGGAAGAGATCTATTTATAAAAAGTGGGACCGTAAAACAGATTTGTAGACCCTGCCTTGCCATGGCTCTATTCACATTACAGACAAATGCACCTCAAGGAGGGCGTGGGCATCGTACATCATTAAGAGGAAGTGGACCACTAACAACAATAGTTGGAGGAAAATATCTCTGGCAAACTATCTGGTTAAATATTATTGAAAGTGAAGAATTTAATAATGAAAAACACGGAAACGCCATGAAAATTAATGATACCGATATTTTTCCCTGGATGGCACCAACCCGTACAAGTGAAAATGGCAGAGAGGTTTCCCTTTCCAATGTAAATCCTGCACGGATTTTCTGGGCTATGCCTCGAAGAATAGTAGTCGACTATCCCCCAGATGAAAAAGACTGCGTATGTGATGTTTGTGGGTCTAAAATAAAAAATCCGATAAGCAGTTATTTTACCAAATCCTATGGAGAGGCATATGGAGAATTGTGGAGGCACCCACTTACTCCTTATTACAACAATAAAGATAGAAAATTTCCCTATCATATGAATGAAGGAGGAATAACCTACAAATACTGGCCTGGATTTGTTTTTAACAGCAGTGAAATAGGGGAAAATGCCTTAACAATTCACAAATTCCATGAAAGAAGATTAAAACTTTCATATGTAGACTCTTTTTTTAAACATGAACCTCGAATTTGGTTTTTCGGGTACGATATTCACAATAATATTCTTACAAGATGTTGGTATGAAGGGCAAATGCCCTTAATTACGGTAGAAGAGAATTTTAAACTAGATTACGAGCAAACAACAATACAACTGGTAAAAATCTCTGAATATATTTTGAATAATATAAAAAGTTGCATAAAACTTGCAATCTTTGACCCAGATCATAAAGTAACTGGAAGCTTTTCTTTCATAGAAAGTCGATTCTGGAAAGATACAGAACCCGAATTTTATAACATTCTCTATGAATTGCATACAGTAATACTTAATGGAGAAAATAAAGCTGAAACAAAGCTGAAATGGTTGAATTATCTGTCAAGGAAAGCTGTGGATTTGTTTGATGAATATTCCCAGTCAGATTTCATAGGAATTGCAAACCCTAAGCGCATAGCAGATGCCCGTAGAGACCTTCTCAAATACAATTCTAAAAACGGAAAAAAAGTAAAGGAGATTTTAGATTTGCCTCTTAAGAATCCAACAAAATGA
- a CDS encoding glycoside hydrolase family 15 protein, whose translation MGVVSNIGETVFENPEIGLRITVWEAVHPSVNIFYRTFKVTNTSNKPKHLRLFSNQNYRILETKIGETAVIDKHTLIHYKRDRYFLHASDPAFDQYAVGTAEWRGLEGTWRDMESDASLSGNPVAHGSVDSTLGWTLPELKPGESTRLHYWIVLGKKYCSVLQIHKQEKEAGRKTLFYHSFNFWTSFIERVSVLPEFSRMPQLPQSVLKCFYRSLLTVVAHMDITGSIIASCDSDIKQFGADLYTYCWPRDAAWICLALDRARYHHLTFETFEFFSKTITPRGNFLHKYTPAGDFGSTWHPVPMIQIDETGLPLYALYNNWEIAKSVWTTGRYYRKLVIPTANYLIKAIDTKTGLPISSFDLWEERKGIHTYSACTVYAGLNGAYELSRSLGDYDNANIWKEAADLIRKSILEKLYDNRLKRFRRSLDDPTLDSSIFAVWYFGILPPDDPRVVRTMEAIECDLKRPSGGIARYLHDTYFGYMNSWILCTLWLSQWHSAVGNLDRALELLKWCAAHAHPTGLLSEQIDDIGNPVSVLPLAWSHSTYVLAVLEYLQALEKKEGRSCNYPEK comes from the coding sequence ATGGGAGTAGTCTCCAATATAGGGGAAACAGTATTCGAAAATCCAGAAATCGGACTCCGAATCACTGTATGGGAAGCTGTTCACCCCTCGGTAAATATATTTTATAGGACTTTTAAGGTCACCAATACATCCAATAAACCCAAACATTTGCGCCTTTTCTCAAACCAGAATTATCGAATTCTTGAGACCAAAATCGGAGAAACGGCTGTAATCGATAAACATACGCTTATCCATTACAAGCGCGATCGTTATTTTCTGCACGCAAGTGACCCTGCGTTTGACCAGTATGCAGTTGGAACTGCTGAATGGAGAGGACTTGAAGGCACATGGAGAGATATGGAAAGTGATGCCTCTCTTAGTGGGAATCCTGTAGCGCACGGTTCGGTAGATTCCACACTCGGCTGGACTCTTCCCGAACTGAAGCCAGGAGAATCGACAAGGTTACACTACTGGATAGTTCTCGGAAAAAAGTACTGCAGCGTACTTCAGATTCATAAACAGGAAAAAGAAGCCGGAAGAAAAACCCTTTTCTATCACAGCTTCAATTTCTGGACATCTTTTATTGAGAGAGTATCCGTCCTTCCGGAATTTTCTCGAATGCCTCAACTCCCACAGAGTGTCTTAAAGTGCTTTTACAGAAGCCTCCTTACAGTTGTCGCCCACATGGACATCACGGGCTCGATAATTGCATCCTGCGATTCGGATATAAAGCAATTCGGGGCAGACCTTTATACCTACTGCTGGCCAAGAGATGCAGCCTGGATCTGCCTTGCGCTCGACAGGGCACGGTATCATCATCTGACTTTTGAAACTTTTGAATTTTTCTCAAAAACCATTACCCCAAGAGGAAACTTCCTTCACAAGTACACACCTGCCGGAGACTTCGGGAGCACATGGCATCCTGTTCCTATGATTCAAATCGACGAGACAGGGCTTCCTCTCTATGCCCTTTATAACAACTGGGAAATTGCAAAGAGTGTCTGGACCACAGGCAGGTATTACAGAAAGCTTGTGATTCCCACAGCTAACTATCTTATAAAAGCCATTGACACGAAAACAGGTCTTCCAATTTCGAGTTTTGACCTATGGGAAGAACGAAAAGGCATACACACCTACAGCGCATGTACGGTCTATGCCGGCCTCAACGGAGCCTATGAACTCTCCCGCTCTCTTGGTGATTATGACAATGCAAACATCTGGAAGGAAGCTGCAGACCTCATTAGGAAGTCTATTCTGGAGAAACTTTACGACAACCGACTAAAACGTTTCCGCCGTTCTCTTGACGACCCTACTCTTGATTCCTCAATCTTTGCAGTCTGGTACTTCGGAATTCTCCCACCCGATGACCCCAGGGTCGTCCGGACAATGGAAGCAATCGAATGCGACCTTAAGCGCCCCTCAGGCGGGATCGCCAGGTACCTTCACGATACTTATTTTGGCTATATGAACAGCTGGATTCTCTGCACTCTCTGGCTCTCACAGTGGCATTCCGCAGTTGGCAACCTTGACCGAGCTCTCGAACTCCTAAAATGGTGCGCAGCTCACGCCCACCCCACCGGCCTCTTATCCGAACAGATCGATGACATAGGTAACCCTGTATCCGTTCTCCCCCTGGCCTGGTCCCACTCAACCTACGTCCTCGCAGTCCTCGAATACCTGCAGGCCCTTGAGAAAAAAGAAGGTCGTTCCTGTAATTATCCGGAAAAATAG
- the csa3 gene encoding CRISPR-associated CARF protein Csa3: MSKLTLISTIYSLEPVIICMTRLSPSKIILLSEEEAPEKKVQSEEMIEKTFKNALEVEKKYTSVYDTVRVAKDVSELIEQEHASGNQVIVNVSGGRKPQAFGALFGAYARNDMVQRVVYVTEEDSFMIDFPVLSFNLSETKKLILEEIQKGVSSVPQIAATAGISKGMTYNHLRELKAMGYITDGENGYVITDAGRIASI; this comes from the coding sequence ATGTCGAAGCTTACACTAATCTCCACAATTTATTCCCTAGAGCCTGTTATCATCTGTATGACCAGGCTTTCCCCTTCAAAAATTATACTGCTGTCAGAGGAAGAGGCACCTGAAAAGAAGGTGCAGTCTGAAGAAATGATCGAAAAAACGTTTAAAAATGCTCTCGAAGTTGAGAAAAAGTATACGTCTGTTTATGACACTGTGCGCGTAGCAAAAGACGTTTCAGAATTGATTGAACAGGAACATGCCAGTGGCAATCAGGTAATTGTAAATGTGTCTGGCGGACGAAAGCCACAAGCTTTTGGAGCGCTTTTTGGGGCGTATGCAAGAAATGATATGGTACAAAGAGTTGTGTATGTTACCGAGGAAGACAGTTTTATGATTGATTTTCCAGTGCTGAGTTTTAATCTATCGGAAACAAAAAAATTGATACTTGAAGAGATCCAGAAAGGAGTTTCTTCAGTTCCCCAAATAGCCGCAACTGCCGGAATTTCAAAAGGAATGACTTACAACCATCTTCGGGAACTAAAAGCAATGGGATATATAACAGATGGCGAAAACGGGTACGTTATAACTGATGCTGGAAGAATTGCCTCAATTTGA
- a CDS encoding CRISPR-associated helicase/endonuclease Cas3 produces the protein MLNNWGKSCSIEDKETNYHLLVYHCLDVAAVGTVLLEKDKLLAKKITELTGFNKEETLSLIPFILTVHDLGKFSERFQNLKPELLKELRHHESNRAYILRHDSMGFFLWNSIWKRLWDENCLNLNNLDYDIYDWDLAIEPLIKAVAGHHGKPPEYEIHGVPVNCKELFTEEDTEIAYIFVKSVLQLFSGTDFNAAIRDDDSGDPFENLILKFKKSSWLLAGLTVLCDWIGSNNNYFKYISEPMPLEEYWNRHALKNAKEALYDSGVLPSTVSLNTGMEVLFPNIKTPSPLQLHVSSCPIEKIPQLFIIEEATGNGKTEASLTLAHRLMSVGLANGIFIALPTMATSNAMYERLVRTYRNFYQENSDPSLVLAHSGNYLSDEFRTSIGFSEVEELKQYSRIGTTEDETISAQCSRWIADSRKKALLADVGVGTVDQAIMAVLPTYHQSLRILGLTRSVLIVDEVHAYDSYMNTLLCKLLELHASLGGSAILLSATIPAKLRQRLTDSFCKGLGVACGSLKETAYPLLTHVSEMDTEEIQIGTREGTGRTIYVEFFNEQVSVEEKIVSTSKEGKCVCWIRNTVDDAVDAYEKLVNILGEEKVDLFHARFVMGERLEIENRVLKTFGKESNESTRKGRVLIATQVIEQSLDLDFDYMISDLAPIDLLIQRVGRLQRHSKHGSQRVPVFGIFSPELTENPPENWYADFFPKAAFVYPNHGKLWLTARLLAERGQFTVPEDLRFLIEGVFGEHSIETVAPNLRIWEDKAEGESRAKIDAANLNSLNFQEEYKRTLTQWVDDLITPTRLGEETLLVRLAKWNGKHLTPFFKDKRYSWELSQVSVRKSKIKKSRTYEKTLKVEVKKALDSMPDKGKWSILVPMSPASDNEWTGIAVDEYNNEVHVRYKQKMGLSVEK, from the coding sequence ATGCTTAATAATTGGGGAAAATCCTGCTCTATTGAAGACAAAGAAACTAATTATCACTTACTTGTATATCACTGTCTGGATGTTGCAGCTGTTGGGACTGTATTATTAGAAAAAGATAAGCTTTTAGCAAAAAAAATTACAGAATTAACAGGCTTCAACAAGGAAGAAACTCTATCTCTAATCCCTTTTATTCTAACTGTTCATGACTTAGGAAAATTTTCAGAAAGGTTTCAGAACCTTAAGCCAGAACTGTTAAAAGAACTCCGCCATCATGAGAGTAACAGGGCCTATATATTGCGGCATGATAGTATGGGATTTTTCTTATGGAATTCCATATGGAAGAGATTGTGGGATGAAAATTGTCTTAATTTAAATAATCTGGATTATGACATCTATGATTGGGATCTAGCGATTGAACCATTGATAAAAGCAGTTGCTGGCCATCATGGAAAACCTCCGGAATATGAAATTCACGGCGTTCCTGTAAACTGCAAAGAACTTTTCACGGAAGAAGATACTGAGATTGCTTATATTTTCGTAAAAAGTGTACTCCAGTTGTTTTCAGGTACAGACTTCAATGCTGCAATAAGAGATGACGACAGTGGAGATCCTTTTGAAAATCTGATATTAAAATTCAAAAAGTCGTCCTGGTTACTTGCAGGTCTTACTGTATTGTGTGACTGGATAGGGTCCAATAACAATTATTTCAAATATATTTCTGAGCCGATGCCACTTGAGGAATACTGGAACCGGCATGCACTTAAAAACGCCAAGGAAGCTCTATATGACTCTGGAGTTTTGCCTTCTACAGTTTCCTTGAATACAGGAATGGAAGTTCTGTTCCCTAATATTAAGACTCCAAGTCCACTGCAGTTACATGTATCTTCGTGTCCCATAGAAAAGATTCCTCAACTCTTCATAATCGAAGAAGCAACAGGAAATGGAAAAACTGAAGCTTCATTAACTCTTGCACACAGACTGATGTCAGTGGGGCTTGCTAATGGTATATTTATTGCACTACCAACTATGGCAACATCCAATGCGATGTATGAAAGGCTGGTAAGGACCTACAGAAATTTTTACCAGGAAAATTCAGACCCTTCGCTAGTGTTAGCTCACAGCGGGAACTATCTTTCTGATGAATTTCGGACTTCAATAGGTTTTAGCGAAGTAGAAGAGCTTAAACAATACAGCAGGATTGGAACCACAGAAGATGAAACGATCTCTGCCCAGTGCAGCAGATGGATTGCAGACAGCCGAAAAAAGGCGCTATTAGCTGATGTAGGAGTAGGAACTGTAGACCAGGCTATAATGGCAGTTCTTCCTACATACCACCAGTCCCTTCGAATACTTGGTTTGACTCGCAGTGTACTGATAGTTGATGAAGTTCATGCCTATGATTCATACATGAACACTTTATTATGTAAATTACTTGAACTTCATGCCTCTCTAGGGGGCAGCGCAATTTTGCTCTCTGCAACTATTCCTGCAAAACTCAGACAGAGATTGACAGATAGCTTTTGCAAAGGATTAGGAGTAGCCTGCGGAAGTCTAAAAGAAACAGCTTATCCGCTCCTGACTCATGTAAGTGAGATGGATACAGAAGAAATTCAAATTGGCACTCGCGAAGGAACTGGAAGAACAATCTATGTAGAATTTTTTAATGAACAGGTTTCAGTCGAAGAAAAGATTGTTAGTACCTCAAAAGAAGGCAAGTGTGTTTGCTGGATAAGAAATACTGTCGATGATGCAGTTGATGCTTATGAAAAACTCGTAAACATACTGGGAGAAGAAAAAGTAGATCTTTTCCATGCTCGTTTTGTCATGGGCGAGCGCTTAGAAATCGAGAATCGAGTTTTGAAGACTTTTGGAAAAGAATCCAATGAATCTACACGCAAAGGAAGAGTCCTGATCGCAACTCAGGTAATAGAACAATCATTGGATCTTGATTTTGATTATATGATAAGTGATCTTGCACCCATCGATCTGCTAATTCAAAGGGTAGGAAGACTCCAGCGGCACTCGAAACATGGTAGCCAGAGAGTGCCCGTATTTGGCATTTTTTCTCCAGAGCTTACCGAAAATCCACCGGAAAACTGGTATGCTGACTTTTTCCCTAAAGCTGCCTTCGTATACCCTAACCATGGTAAACTCTGGCTTACAGCTCGTCTGCTAGCGGAAAGAGGACAATTTACTGTCCCTGAAGATTTGCGTTTTCTAATTGAGGGTGTTTTTGGAGAACATTCAATAGAAACAGTTGCTCCAAATTTAAGGATATGGGAAGATAAAGCGGAAGGAGAATCAAGGGCAAAAATTGATGCGGCTAATCTGAATTCATTGAATTTTCAGGAAGAATACAAAAGGACACTTACTCAATGGGTTGATGATCTAATAACGCCAACCCGACTTGGTGAAGAAACGCTATTAGTTAGACTTGCAAAGTGGAATGGAAAACATCTTACTCCTTTTTTTAAAGATAAGCGCTATTCCTGGGAACTAAGCCAAGTAAGTGTAAGAAAAAGCAAGATTAAAAAATCTAGAACCTATGAAAAAACACTGAAAGTTGAAGTCAAAAAAGCATTGGATTCAATGCCGGACAAAGGAAAGTGGTCTATACTTGTCCCAATGTCCCCAGCGAGCGACAATGAATGGACAGGTATTGCTGTAGATGAATACAATAACGAAGTACATGTACGCTATAAACAGAAAATGGGCTTAAGTGTAGAAAAGTAA
- the cas7e gene encoding type I-E CRISPR-associated protein Cas7/Cse4/CasC: MTDFIQLHVLTSYPPSNLNRDDLGRPKTAVMGGTQRLRISSQSLKRAWRASDLFKEALSGHVGIRTKEMGNFVYKALTTGVKLTDILEGKPEFSTTYPKMEEKKAGEISKQIASVFGKLKKEGFEIEQLAHFSPEEIGTIEKLIIDLAQSGRELTEENKNILRKNNTAVDIAMFGRMLAANTQYNVEAAVQVSHAITVHKVAVEDDFFTAVDDLNNGEEDMGSGHLGETEFAAGLFYIYICINRDLLKENLGEDGELTKKALQAFTESALTVSPTGKQNSFASRAYASYVLAEKGKQQPRSLSVAFLKALEEKDLLASAIKELNSTHEKIESVYGKCCENKIEMNAYTGEGSLQEVLKFVAE; this comes from the coding sequence TTGACAGACTTTATACAGTTGCATGTACTTACATCGTACCCGCCTTCAAACCTTAACAGGGACGACCTCGGAAGGCCAAAGACTGCAGTAATGGGCGGGACCCAGCGCCTGAGAATCTCTTCGCAAAGCTTGAAAAGAGCCTGGAGGGCTTCGGATCTTTTTAAAGAAGCGCTTTCAGGTCATGTAGGTATCAGAACAAAAGAAATGGGAAATTTTGTGTACAAGGCCCTAACAACTGGTGTAAAATTGACTGATATTCTTGAAGGAAAACCTGAGTTTTCAACTACATATCCAAAAATGGAGGAAAAGAAAGCTGGAGAAATTTCAAAACAGATTGCATCAGTTTTTGGAAAATTGAAAAAAGAAGGATTTGAAATAGAACAGCTTGCTCACTTCAGTCCTGAAGAAATAGGGACTATTGAGAAGTTAATTATAGATCTTGCACAAAGCGGCAGGGAATTAACGGAAGAAAATAAAAATATTTTGAGGAAGAATAATACTGCCGTTGATATTGCAATGTTTGGAAGGATGCTTGCAGCTAATACTCAGTATAACGTGGAAGCTGCGGTGCAGGTTTCCCATGCAATAACAGTCCATAAAGTTGCAGTCGAAGATGATTTCTTTACGGCAGTAGACGACCTCAATAATGGAGAAGAAGACATGGGTTCTGGACACTTAGGAGAAACCGAGTTCGCAGCAGGACTGTTTTATATTTATATATGCATAAACCGTGATTTACTCAAAGAGAATCTGGGAGAAGATGGGGAACTCACTAAAAAAGCTCTCCAAGCTTTTACAGAATCGGCTTTAACAGTCTCACCTACCGGAAAACAAAATAGCTTTGCTTCAAGAGCTTATGCCTCGTACGTATTGGCAGAAAAAGGAAAACAGCAGCCACGTTCACTTTCTGTTGCATTCCTGAAAGCCCTAGAAGAAAAAGATCTCCTTGCTAGTGCCATAAAAGAACTTAATAGTACTCATGAGAAAATT
- the wrbA gene encoding NAD(P)H:quinone oxidoreductase type IV has protein sequence MVKVNVIFHSIHGHTYKMAEAIAEGAREVEGAEVGIYQVPETLPYEVLEKMGAIETKNLFAHIPVVTRSMYEDVFAGADALIFGTPTRYGNMSAQMRTVFDGLGGLWSRDALVGKVGSVFTSSGTQHGGQESTILTTHVTLLHLGMIIVGLPYSENRQRRMDEITGGSPYGASTIAGAEENRQPSENELAMARYQGRHVTQIAKKLTRK, from the coding sequence ATGGTTAAGGTAAACGTGATATTCCATAGTATTCATGGTCACACTTACAAAATGGCAGAAGCTATAGCTGAAGGAGCTAGAGAAGTAGAAGGAGCTGAAGTGGGAATTTATCAGGTGCCTGAAACCCTGCCTTACGAAGTTCTGGAAAAAATGGGGGCAATTGAAACAAAAAATCTTTTTGCTCATATTCCTGTTGTGACCAGGAGCATGTATGAAGATGTATTCGCAGGAGCAGATGCCCTAATTTTTGGGACACCTACACGTTATGGAAATATGTCAGCCCAGATGCGTACAGTTTTTGATGGCCTTGGAGGACTATGGAGTAGAGACGCTCTTGTTGGAAAGGTAGGAAGTGTCTTTACTTCAAGTGGAACACAGCATGGAGGCCAGGAATCTACAATCCTCACAACACATGTTACCCTTCTTCATCTTGGAATGATCATTGTCGGGCTTCCGTATTCAGAAAACCGTCAAAGACGGATGGATGAAATTACAGGAGGTAGTCCATATGGAGCCTCAACGATTGCAGGAGCAGAAGAAAACCGCCAGCCTTCAGAAAACGAACTTGCAATGGCCCGCTATCAGGGGAGACATGTAACCCAGATTGCAAAAAAACTCACTAGGAAATAA